From a region of the Mycobacteroides saopaulense genome:
- a CDS encoding nitroreductase family deazaflavin-dependent oxidoreductase — protein sequence MAYLKPPWFVKNVFNKVAMVANIGETLTITKRVSGEPQQIPVATVDVDGIKYLVSTRGESQWVKNIRANPQVTLTVKGATTAYTATEIPVADRAPIIAAYKPKAGKVVDGYFAQLPDDADHPTFALRPA from the coding sequence ATGGCATACCTCAAGCCCCCGTGGTTCGTGAAAAACGTCTTCAACAAGGTGGCGATGGTTGCCAATATCGGCGAGACGCTCACGATCACCAAGCGGGTCAGTGGGGAGCCGCAGCAGATCCCGGTGGCCACGGTGGATGTCGACGGCATCAAGTACCTGGTGTCGACCCGCGGCGAGAGTCAATGGGTCAAGAACATCAGGGCCAACCCGCAGGTCACGCTCACCGTCAAGGGCGCTACCACGGCATACACAGCCACCGAGATTCCGGTGGCCGACCGCGCCCCGATCATCGCCGCCTACAAACCCAAGGCGGGGAAGGTGGTCGACGGCTACTTCGCCCAGCTCCCCGACGACGCCGATCACCCCACCTTCGCGCTCAGACCTGCCTGA
- a CDS encoding nitroreductase family deazaflavin-dependent oxidoreductase, with the protein MQLPQSLARFNRYVTNPVQRLWAGWAPSFAIIEHKGRKSGKEFRTPVTAFKTPDGVAILLTYGPDRDWLKNLQAAGGGKVVRGGKTHDVINPRVVSRDEAAALVKSRAFGRLPFEQAVLLTYS; encoded by the coding sequence ATGCAACTGCCGCAATCGCTAGCGCGCTTCAACCGGTACGTCACCAACCCCGTCCAGCGCTTATGGGCCGGCTGGGCCCCGAGCTTCGCGATCATCGAGCACAAGGGCCGCAAGTCCGGCAAGGAGTTCCGGACACCGGTCACGGCTTTCAAGACGCCCGACGGCGTGGCCATCTTGCTCACCTACGGCCCCGACCGGGACTGGCTCAAGAACCTGCAGGCTGCCGGAGGTGGGAAGGTGGTGCGCGGGGGCAAGACGCACGACGTGATCAACCCGCGGGTGGTCAGCCGCGACGAGGCCGCGGCGCTGGTGAAAAGCCGCGCCTTCGGACGTCTGCCGTTCGAGCAGGCCGTGCTGCTGACCTATTCCTAG